In one window of Pseudomonas benzenivorans DNA:
- a CDS encoding ATP-dependent DNA helicase, protein MSYAVAVRTLCEFTAKEGDLDLRFTPSPSAQEGMAGHQTVVSRRGPDYRAELPLAGAFPGLLVSGRADGYDPEANLLEEIKTHRGDVTRIPQNHRLLHWAQVKVYGWLLCLNYELDAVELAVVYFNVVTQQETVFSEHFGAAELRAFFDLQCRRFIAWAEQEGLHRRERDHSLERLRFPYPAFRHGQRQLAESVFRSARDGHTLLAQATTGIGKTLGTLFPQLKAFPAQKLDRLFFLTAKTPGRRLALDALASLRRQEEQMPLRVLEHVARDKACEHPDKSCHGESCPLAKGFYDRLAAARQAAVERRWLTQQDVRQVALAHQICPYYLSQELCHWADVVVCDYNYYFDLGALLYGLTLQYDWRITLLVDEAHNLVERGRGMYTAELIQDDFHALCTAAPARLKGALERVARHWHRLHQDQALPYQIYPALPDLFVAALNKAVGAIKDHLTDQPSNNERSLLQFYLDASLFCRLAEAYGPHSLFDITRNDAQGTFPSADLCLRNVVPAVFLAERFATAHSTTLFSATLQPADYYRDLLGLPEETQWLNVASPFSAEQLDVRIVRNLSTRYPHRESSLAPICRIMAEQYRAKPGNYLAFFSSYAYLQQVLDLFRSLHPEVPTLQQSRSMNELNRQAFLDRFTEHSRGIGFAVLGGAFGEGIDLPGKRLIGAFIATLGLPQVNEINEEIKARMEQMFGNGYDYAYLYPGLQKVVQAAGRVIRTTEDEGVVYLLDDRFAQPQTRRLLPDWWQLTTVRL, encoded by the coding sequence ATGAGCTATGCGGTGGCGGTACGCACCCTCTGCGAGTTCACCGCCAAGGAAGGCGACCTGGACCTGCGTTTCACCCCTTCGCCCTCGGCCCAGGAGGGCATGGCCGGGCACCAGACCGTGGTCAGCCGCCGTGGCCCGGACTATAGGGCCGAACTGCCCCTGGCCGGCGCCTTCCCCGGCCTGCTGGTCAGCGGCCGGGCCGACGGCTACGACCCCGAGGCCAACCTGCTGGAAGAGATCAAGACCCACCGCGGCGACGTGACGCGCATTCCGCAGAACCATCGCCTGCTGCACTGGGCCCAGGTCAAGGTCTACGGCTGGCTGCTGTGCCTGAACTACGAGCTCGATGCAGTCGAGCTGGCGGTGGTGTATTTCAATGTCGTGACCCAGCAGGAAACGGTCTTTAGCGAGCACTTCGGCGCCGCCGAGCTGAGGGCCTTCTTCGACCTGCAGTGCCGCCGCTTCATCGCCTGGGCCGAGCAGGAGGGCCTGCACCGCCGCGAGCGCGACCACAGCCTGGAACGCCTGCGTTTTCCCTACCCCGCGTTCCGTCATGGCCAGCGCCAACTGGCCGAGAGCGTCTTCCGTTCGGCTCGGGACGGCCACACCCTGCTGGCCCAGGCCACCACCGGCATCGGCAAGACGCTCGGCACCCTGTTCCCCCAGCTCAAGGCCTTTCCCGCGCAGAAGCTCGACCGCCTGTTCTTTCTCACGGCCAAGACCCCGGGCCGGCGCCTGGCCCTGGACGCCCTGGCCAGCTTGCGCAGGCAGGAGGAGCAGATGCCGCTGCGGGTGCTCGAGCACGTGGCCCGGGACAAGGCCTGCGAACACCCGGACAAGTCCTGCCATGGCGAGTCCTGCCCGCTGGCCAAGGGCTTCTACGATCGCCTGGCCGCCGCCCGCCAGGCCGCCGTCGAGCGCCGCTGGCTGACCCAGCAGGACGTGCGCCAGGTGGCCCTGGCCCATCAGATCTGCCCCTACTACCTGAGCCAGGAACTGTGCCACTGGGCCGACGTGGTGGTCTGCGATTACAACTACTACTTCGACCTCGGCGCCCTGCTCTACGGCCTGACCCTGCAGTACGACTGGCGCATCACCCTGCTGGTCGACGAGGCCCATAACCTGGTCGAGCGCGGCCGCGGCATGTACACCGCCGAGCTGATCCAGGACGACTTCCACGCCCTGTGCACCGCCGCCCCCGCCCGCCTGAAGGGCGCCCTGGAGCGCGTCGCCCGGCACTGGCACCGGCTGCATCAGGATCAAGCGCTGCCCTACCAGATCTACCCCGCCCTGCCCGACCTGTTCGTCGCGGCGCTGAACAAGGCGGTGGGCGCGATCAAGGACCACCTGACCGATCAGCCCAGCAACAACGAGCGCTCGCTGCTGCAGTTCTACCTGGACGCCTCGCTGTTCTGCCGCCTGGCCGAGGCCTACGGGCCCCACTCGCTGTTCGACATCACCCGCAACGATGCCCAGGGCACCTTCCCCAGCGCCGACCTGTGCCTGCGCAACGTGGTCCCCGCGGTGTTCCTCGCCGAGCGCTTCGCCACCGCCCATAGCACCACCCTGTTCTCCGCCACCCTGCAGCCCGCCGACTACTACCGCGACCTGCTCGGTCTGCCCGAAGAGACCCAGTGGCTGAACGTGGCCTCGCCCTTTTCCGCCGAGCAGCTGGACGTGCGCATCGTGCGCAACCTGTCGACCCGCTACCCGCACCGCGAATCCAGCCTCGCCCCCATCTGCCGCATCATGGCCGAGCAGTACCGCGCCAAACCGGGCAACTACCTGGCCTTCTTCAGCAGCTATGCCTACCTGCAGCAGGTGCTGGACCTGTTCAGGAGCCTGCATCCCGAGGTGCCGACCCTCCAGCAGTCGCGCAGCATGAACGAACTCAATCGCCAGGCCTTTCTCGATCGTTTCACCGAGCACTCCCGGGGGATCGGCTTCGCCGTGCTGGGCGGCGCCTTCGGCGAGGGCATCGACCTGCCGGGCAAGCGCCTGATCGGCGCCTTCATCGCCACCCTGGGCCTGCCGCAGGTCAACGAGATCAACGAAGAGATCAAGGCGCGCATGGAACAGATGTTCGGCAACGGCTACGACTACGCCTACCTCTACCCGGGGCTGCAGAAGGTGGTGCAGGCCGCCGGCCGGGTGATTCGCACCACCGAGGACGAGGGCGTGGTGTACCTGCTGGACGACCGCTTCGCCCAGCCACAGACCCGTCGACTGCTGCCGGACTGGTGGCAACTCACCACCGTCAGGCTGTGA
- a CDS encoding DJ-1/PfpI family protein, whose amino-acid sequence MQIAVLTFEGFNELDSFVVAGLLNRLRGQGWQAQITCPDAQVVSMNGVQVQAQQPLEFANQADVVLFGSGIRTRAIAEDPAILERLRLDPQRQLIGAQCSGALLMAKLGLLDGLPACTDLTSKPWVAEAGVQVLDQPFHARGNLATAGGCLSSPYLAAWVIAKLAGEAACAEALHYVAPVGEKQPFVERALGVIRPYLPD is encoded by the coding sequence ATGCAAATTGCCGTGCTGACATTCGAGGGATTCAACGAACTGGACTCCTTCGTCGTGGCTGGACTGCTCAACCGCCTGCGCGGCCAGGGCTGGCAGGCGCAGATCACCTGTCCAGATGCCCAGGTCGTCTCGATGAACGGGGTACAGGTGCAGGCCCAACAGCCCCTGGAGTTCGCCAACCAGGCCGATGTCGTGCTGTTCGGCAGTGGCATCCGGACCCGAGCGATTGCCGAAGACCCCGCCATCCTCGAGCGCCTGCGCCTCGACCCGCAACGCCAGTTGATCGGCGCCCAGTGTTCGGGAGCCTTGCTCATGGCCAAGCTGGGGCTGCTGGATGGCCTGCCGGCCTGCACGGACCTGACCAGCAAACCCTGGGTCGCGGAGGCGGGCGTGCAGGTACTGGATCAGCCCTTCCATGCCCGGGGCAACCTGGCCACCGCCGGTGGCTGCCTGTCGTCGCCTTACCTGGCCGCCTGGGTCATCGCCAAGCTGGCCGGGGAGGCAGCCTGCGCCGAGGCGCTGCACTACGTGGCGCCGGTGGGCGAGAAGCAGCCGTTCGTCGAGCGGGCGCTGGGCGTGATTCGCCCCTACCTGCCGGACTAG
- a CDS encoding glutathione S-transferase: MQLIGMLDSPYVRRVAVSLQLLKLPFEHRPVSVFRHFEQFRQINPVVKAPSLVCADGSVLMDSTLILDYAESLADGGNSLMPSAPDKRLETLRVMGLALAACEKSVQVVYERNLRPADKQHAPWIDRITDQLLWAYATLETELKRTPLEVERHNINQAGVTAAVAWFFTQAMLPELVRASDFPTLQQLSNAAETLEAFAAAPHGPGTYQAKG, from the coding sequence ATGCAACTGATAGGAATGTTGGATTCGCCCTATGTGCGCCGTGTCGCGGTCTCATTGCAGCTGCTCAAGCTGCCCTTCGAACACCGACCTGTCTCGGTCTTTCGCCACTTCGAGCAATTTCGCCAGATCAACCCGGTGGTGAAAGCGCCTTCGCTGGTTTGCGCCGACGGCTCCGTACTGATGGATTCCACGCTCATCCTTGATTACGCGGAAAGCCTGGCCGATGGGGGCAATTCGCTGATGCCCAGCGCTCCAGACAAGCGTCTCGAGACCCTGCGGGTCATGGGCTTGGCGCTTGCCGCCTGCGAGAAGAGCGTGCAAGTCGTCTACGAGCGCAACCTGCGTCCGGCGGACAAACAGCACGCCCCCTGGATAGACCGAATCACCGATCAGTTGCTGTGGGCCTATGCAACCTTGGAGACAGAGCTGAAACGCACCCCGCTGGAGGTCGAGCGTCATAACATCAATCAGGCTGGCGTCACCGCGGCGGTCGCCTGGTTCTTCACTCAGGCGATGCTGCCTGAGCTTGTCAGAGCCTCGGACTTCCCAACCCTGCAACAACTCTCAAATGCCGCCGAAACCTTGGAGGCGTTCGCCGCCGCCCCCCATGGCCCCGGTACCTATCAGGCCAAGGGATAG
- a CDS encoding PilT/PilU family type 4a pilus ATPase produces MDLHSLLKILASQDGSDLYLSTGAPPCAKFNGVLKALGQEPLKSGDVAQVAESIMDSAQREEFERELEMNLAISLAGIGRFRINIFKQRNEVSIVARNIKMEIPKFEDLKLPEVLLKTVMEKRGLVLFVGGTGSGKSTSLAALIDYRNRNSGGHIITIEDPVEYVHRHKKSIINQREVGVDTRSFHAALKNTLRQAPDVILIGEIRDRETMEHALAFADTGHLAISTLHANNANQALDRIINFFPEERRPQLLNDLGNNLKAFVSQRLVKTADGKRRAAVEVMLGTPTVRDLIKRNEFSELKEIMEKSKNLGMQTFDQALIDLVHEGAIDEEEAVKNADSANNVRLKLKLYRDNPVTPSPTPVAEKAAATPAAASEKGDWGLELKLEAIEEDSPPEDPGRTGI; encoded by the coding sequence ATGGACCTTCATTCGCTGCTGAAAATCCTGGCCAGCCAGGACGGTTCCGATCTCTACCTGTCCACCGGTGCGCCACCCTGTGCGAAGTTCAACGGCGTGCTCAAGGCCCTCGGTCAGGAGCCGTTGAAGTCCGGCGATGTGGCGCAGGTGGCCGAGTCGATCATGGACAGCGCGCAGCGCGAGGAATTCGAGCGCGAACTGGAGATGAACCTGGCGATTTCCCTGGCCGGGATCGGCCGCTTCCGCATCAATATCTTCAAGCAGCGCAACGAAGTCTCGATCGTCGCGCGCAACATCAAGATGGAGATCCCCAAGTTCGAGGACCTCAAGCTGCCCGAGGTGTTGCTCAAGACCGTGATGGAGAAGCGCGGCCTGGTACTGTTCGTCGGCGGCACCGGTTCGGGCAAGTCCACCTCCCTGGCGGCGTTGATCGACTACCGCAACCGCAACAGCGGCGGTCATATCATCACCATCGAGGACCCGGTGGAGTACGTGCACCGGCACAAGAAGTCGATCATCAACCAGCGCGAGGTCGGGGTCGACACCCGCAGCTTCCACGCCGCGCTGAAGAACACCCTGCGCCAGGCGCCGGACGTGATCCTGATCGGCGAGATCCGCGACCGCGAGACCATGGAGCACGCCCTGGCCTTCGCCGACACCGGCCACCTGGCCATCTCCACCCTGCATGCCAACAACGCCAACCAGGCGCTGGACCGCATCATCAACTTCTTCCCGGAAGAGCGCCGCCCGCAGCTGCTCAACGACCTGGGCAACAACCTCAAGGCCTTCGTCTCCCAGCGCCTGGTCAAGACCGCCGACGGCAAGCGCCGCGCCGCGGTGGAGGTGATGCTCGGCACGCCGACGGTGCGCGACCTGATCAAACGCAACGAGTTTTCCGAGCTCAAGGAGATCATGGAGAAGTCGAAGAACCTCGGCATGCAAACCTTCGACCAGGCGCTGATCGACCTGGTCCACGAGGGCGCCATCGACGAGGAAGAGGCGGTGAAGAACGCCGATTCGGCGAACAACGTGCGCCTCAAGCTCAAGCTGTACCGGGATAACCCGGTCACGCCGAGCCCGACCCCCGTGGCCGAGAAGGCCGCTGCGACGCCTGCCGCGGCGAGCGAGAAGGGCGACTGGGGGCTGGAGCTGAAACTGGAGGCGATCGAGGAAGATTCGCCGCCCGAGGACCCGGGGCGGACGGGGATCTAG
- a CDS encoding group II truncated hemoglobin — MSSTARFGVGDASYQAAGGIEGLRRLVDDFYRIMDESAVAVDIRRMHPQSLEQARDKLACFLSGWLGGPRLYQEKYGAIAIPAFHAQWSIDEAHAEAWLGCMAQAIARQRYSPAFAEYLLTQLRVPAQRIVQASGNRQAQSR, encoded by the coding sequence GTGAGCAGTACGGCTCGATTCGGCGTAGGCGATGCTTCTTACCAGGCCGCAGGGGGGATAGAAGGGCTGCGCCGCCTGGTTGACGACTTCTACCGGATCATGGACGAGTCGGCCGTGGCGGTGGATATCCGCCGTATGCACCCGCAGAGTCTGGAGCAGGCCCGGGACAAGCTGGCCTGCTTTCTCAGCGGCTGGCTCGGCGGCCCGCGGCTGTATCAGGAGAAGTACGGCGCCATCGCGATTCCCGCCTTCCATGCGCAGTGGTCGATCGATGAGGCCCATGCCGAGGCTTGGCTCGGTTGCATGGCGCAGGCCATCGCCCGGCAGCGCTACTCCCCGGCCTTCGCCGAGTACCTGCTGACCCAGCTGCGGGTGCCGGCGCAGCGCATCGTCCAGGCCAGCGGCAATCGTCAGGCTCAGTCGCGGTAG
- a CDS encoding DUF934 domain-containing protein: MHNLIRLLDGQARLVEDDPWHWLADPAQPAANGRLILPVAAWLQRQDEATLAGGRPSPDGLCLAPEDEVEQILAYLPLLPLIAIEFPSFRDGRGYSQAYLLRTRLGWTGELRAVGDVLRDQLSHMRQCGFDAFAIREDKSAADALKGLAGASVLYGRSAIEPRPLFRRRDEGLKN; the protein is encoded by the coding sequence ATGCACAATCTGATTCGCCTGCTCGACGGGCAGGCCAGGCTCGTCGAGGACGACCCCTGGCATTGGCTTGCCGATCCGGCACAACCCGCGGCGAACGGCCGCTTGATACTGCCGGTGGCGGCCTGGCTGCAGAGGCAGGACGAGGCGACGCTAGCAGGCGGGCGTCCCAGCCCGGATGGGCTCTGCCTGGCGCCGGAAGACGAGGTCGAGCAGATCCTGGCCTATCTGCCGCTGCTGCCGCTGATCGCCATCGAGTTCCCCAGCTTCCGTGACGGTCGTGGTTACAGCCAGGCCTACCTGTTGCGCACCCGTCTGGGCTGGACGGGCGAGTTGCGGGCCGTCGGCGATGTGCTGCGCGACCAGCTCAGCCATATGCGCCAGTGTGGCTTCGATGCCTTCGCCATACGCGAGGACAAATCCGCCGCGGACGCCCTCAAGGGCCTGGCGGGCGCGAGTGTGCTGTACGGGCGCTCGGCTATCGAGCCACGGCCGTTGTTTCGACGCCGCGACGAAGGCTTAAAGAACTGA
- a CDS encoding chorismate mutase, which yields MEVDCQSLTQVRAHIDRLDRQLVALLAERGAFVAQAARFKSDTDEVRAPQRVEQVIAKVRELSRELGADPEVTEQVYRSMIAAFIRAELAEHAALAQRPTEPQ from the coding sequence ATGGAAGTTGACTGCCAATCCCTCACCCAGGTGCGGGCCCATATCGACCGCCTCGACCGCCAACTGGTTGCCCTGCTGGCCGAACGCGGCGCCTTCGTCGCCCAGGCCGCACGCTTCAAGAGCGACACGGATGAGGTCAGGGCACCGCAACGGGTCGAGCAGGTGATCGCCAAGGTACGCGAACTGTCACGCGAGCTGGGTGCCGACCCGGAGGTTACCGAGCAGGTCTACCGGAGCATGATCGCCGCCTTTATCCGCGCCGAGCTCGCCGAGCACGCGGCCCTGGCCCAGCGCCCGACTGAACCGCAATAA
- a CDS encoding peptidylprolyl isomerase yields MAKAMARHILVKTEAEAAALKKRLAAGEAFDVLARKYSTCPSGKRGGDLGEVRPGQMVRVIDQIIFKKALREVHGPVKSQFGYHLVQVFYRD; encoded by the coding sequence ATGGCAAAGGCAATGGCCCGCCACATCCTGGTCAAGACCGAAGCCGAGGCGGCCGCGCTGAAAAAGCGCCTCGCCGCCGGCGAGGCCTTCGATGTGCTGGCGCGCAAATACTCCACCTGCCCATCGGGCAAGCGCGGCGGCGACCTCGGCGAGGTGCGTCCGGGGCAGATGGTGCGGGTGATCGACCAGATCATCTTCAAGAAGGCGCTGCGCGAGGTACACGGCCCGGTGAAGAGTCAGTTCGGCTATCACCTGGTGCAGGTGTTCTACCGCGACTGA
- a CDS encoding cupin domain-containing protein — protein MAGQYPDKIKTLPLYDGRFDAYKLAAEGSDVLFASYPAGTRIPAHAHDTDNYGVITRGALILTMQGSTTTYGVGDWYHVPAGAEHAAEFAEDTDEIEFWFRPSV, from the coding sequence ATGGCTGGACAGTACCCCGACAAGATCAAGACCCTGCCCCTGTACGACGGCCGCTTCGATGCCTACAAGCTCGCGGCCGAGGGTAGCGATGTGCTCTTCGCCTCCTACCCCGCCGGCACCCGCATCCCGGCCCACGCTCATGACACCGACAACTATGGCGTGATCACCCGCGGCGCGCTGATCCTGACGATGCAGGGTTCGACCACCACCTACGGGGTCGGCGATTGGTATCACGTGCCGGCCGGCGCCGAACATGCCGCCGAGTTCGCCGAAGATACCGACGAGATCGAGTTCTGGTTCCGGCCCTCGGTCTGA
- a CDS encoding nitrite/sulfite reductase, whose amino-acid sequence MYQYDDYDRALVRERVAHFRDQIERRVSGELSEEEFLPLRLQNGLYLQKHAYMLRVAIPYGTLSSRQMRVLARIAREYDRDYGHFTTRQNIQFNWVELDQVADILELLADVEMHAIQTSGNCVRNITTEAFAGVAADELLDPRPLAEILRQWSTMNPEFLYLPRKFKIALCSAREDRAAVMVHDIGLYLYRDEAGAMVLRVMVGGGLGRTPILAQQIRDGLPWQHLLSYVEAVLRVYNRHGRRDNKYKARIKILVKALGIEAFAREVEAEWQLIKEGPAELTEAEYQRVAAAFAAPPYAALADTDLDFGSALARDQAFARWASRNVRPHKVPGYASVVLSTKPGASAPPGDVTSMQMENIADLADDYGFGEIRIAHEQNVVLPDVRKADLHALYQRAHRHGLGTANVGLLTDVIACPGGDYCALANAKSIPVAHSIQQRFEDLDYLHDLGDISLNISGCMNACGHHHIGNIGILGVDKNGSEWYQVTIGGTQGTDSALGKVIGPSFSAAQIPGVIEALVKTFDDYRESDEQFVDTLRRIGLEPFKDSVYAKGEVPACTI is encoded by the coding sequence ATGTACCAGTACGATGACTACGACCGCGCCCTGGTGCGCGAGCGTGTGGCGCACTTTCGTGATCAGATCGAGCGGCGTGTCAGCGGCGAGCTGAGCGAGGAAGAGTTCCTGCCTTTGCGCCTGCAGAACGGCCTGTACCTGCAGAAGCATGCCTACATGCTGCGTGTGGCGATTCCCTACGGCACCCTGTCGTCGCGCCAGATGCGCGTTCTGGCCCGCATCGCCCGGGAGTACGATCGGGACTACGGACATTTCACGACGCGCCAGAACATCCAGTTCAACTGGGTCGAGCTCGACCAGGTGGCGGACATTCTCGAGCTGCTGGCCGACGTCGAGATGCATGCGATTCAGACCTCCGGCAACTGCGTGCGCAATATCACCACCGAGGCGTTCGCCGGGGTCGCCGCCGACGAGCTGCTCGACCCGAGGCCGCTGGCGGAAATCCTGCGGCAGTGGTCGACGATGAACCCGGAATTCCTCTACCTGCCGCGCAAGTTCAAGATCGCCCTGTGTTCTGCACGGGAAGATCGGGCCGCGGTCATGGTGCATGACATCGGCCTGTACCTGTACCGCGACGAGGCCGGGGCGATGGTGCTGCGGGTGATGGTCGGCGGTGGTCTCGGGCGCACGCCGATCCTCGCTCAGCAGATTCGTGACGGCCTGCCGTGGCAGCATCTGTTGTCTTACGTCGAAGCCGTGCTACGGGTCTACAACCGCCATGGCCGGCGTGACAACAAGTACAAGGCGCGTATCAAGATCCTGGTCAAGGCCCTGGGCATCGAGGCATTCGCCAGGGAAGTCGAGGCCGAGTGGCAACTGATCAAGGAGGGGCCGGCCGAGTTGACCGAGGCCGAATACCAGCGGGTGGCGGCGGCGTTCGCTGCGCCGCCCTATGCCGCCCTGGCGGATACCGATCTGGACTTCGGCAGCGCCCTGGCACGGGATCAGGCCTTCGCCCGCTGGGCGTCGCGCAACGTCCGCCCGCACAAGGTGCCGGGCTACGCCTCGGTGGTGCTGTCGACCAAACCGGGCGCGAGCGCACCGCCCGGGGATGTGACCTCGATGCAGATGGAGAACATCGCCGACCTGGCCGACGATTACGGTTTTGGCGAGATACGCATCGCCCATGAGCAGAATGTGGTGCTACCCGATGTGCGCAAGGCCGACCTCCATGCGTTGTACCAGCGTGCCCATCGCCATGGCCTCGGCACGGCCAATGTCGGCCTGCTGACCGATGTGATCGCCTGTCCCGGAGGCGACTACTGTGCCCTGGCCAACGCCAAGTCGATTCCGGTGGCCCACTCGATCCAGCAGCGTTTCGAGGACCTCGACTACCTGCACGACCTGGGCGACATCAGCCTGAATATCTCCGGTTGCATGAACGCTTGTGGTCACCATCATATCGGTAACATCGGCATCCTGGGCGTGGATAAGAACGGCAGCGAGTGGTACCAGGTGACCATCGGCGGCACTCAGGGCACGGATAGCGCCCTGGGCAAGGTCATCGGGCCGTCGTTCAGCGCCGCACAGATTCCTGGGGTCATCGAGGCCCTGGTGAAAACCTTCGACGACTACCGGGAAAGCGACGAGCAGTTTGTCGACACGCTGCGGCGCATCGGGCTCGAACCGTTCAAAGACTCGGTGTATGCCAAGGGTGAGGTGCCGGCATGCACAATCTGA
- a CDS encoding VRR-NUC domain-containing protein: protein MPTALPADFYYLSNFQSALAWIGERYRDLLSDAEQAFIAQFAELELAAQALLVRLLMRKGPHFRASKLSYAEIGAIRAPAARLMALGWLNDDAPLAAAEVVALLRKDEALAHLPLAERRASQNKGQLHDQLLAANLQPQPFARWCPTLADSLYSLTISDLCQRLRLLFFGNLSQDWSEFVLADLGVLRYEAVAITPDSRAFRCREDLEHYLFLRELRLRFEAGEAIDALLADLETFASANPYLQSRHAKLLYRIAQHQERQAELEQALDLYRRSDYGEARWRQIRVLEKLERHAEARDLALQVGAAPRHEQEAQQVQRALPRLQRKLGLPAAKRRAAVAETRLELCLDRPEAGGVEYAVREHLHHDDAPVYYVENGLICSLFGLLCWEAIFAPLPGAFFHPFQGGPADLLSPDFHARREALFARCLARLESDEYRQHIRALYRAKFGTQSPFVYWGLLGEELLEQALACIPAAHLKLCCQRLLRDIRANRAGMPDLIQFYPGEQRYRMIEVKGPGDRLQDNQKRWLTFCAEQGLPVEVCYVQWTRP from the coding sequence ATGCCAACCGCCCTCCCCGCCGACTTCTACTACCTGAGCAACTTCCAGTCGGCCCTCGCCTGGATAGGCGAACGCTATCGCGACCTGCTGAGCGACGCGGAGCAGGCCTTTATCGCCCAGTTCGCCGAACTGGAGCTGGCCGCCCAGGCCCTGCTGGTGCGCCTGCTCATGCGCAAGGGGCCGCACTTTCGCGCCAGCAAGCTGAGCTATGCCGAGATCGGCGCTATTCGGGCCCCGGCGGCGCGGCTGATGGCCCTTGGCTGGCTGAACGACGATGCGCCGCTGGCCGCCGCCGAGGTCGTCGCCTTGCTGCGTAAGGACGAGGCGCTCGCCCACCTGCCGCTGGCCGAGCGGCGCGCCTCGCAGAACAAGGGCCAGCTGCACGATCAGCTGCTGGCGGCGAATCTCCAGCCGCAGCCCTTCGCACGTTGGTGCCCAACTCTCGCAGACAGCCTGTACAGCCTGACGATAAGCGATCTGTGCCAGCGCCTGCGCCTGCTGTTCTTCGGCAACCTGAGCCAAGACTGGTCGGAGTTCGTCCTCGCCGACCTGGGCGTGTTGCGCTACGAAGCCGTGGCCATCACCCCGGACTCGCGGGCATTCCGCTGCCGTGAAGACCTGGAGCATTACCTGTTTCTGCGCGAACTGCGCCTGCGTTTCGAGGCCGGGGAGGCTATCGACGCCCTGCTGGCGGACCTGGAAACCTTCGCCTCGGCCAACCCCTACCTGCAGTCGCGCCACGCCAAGCTGTTGTACCGGATCGCCCAGCACCAGGAGCGGCAGGCCGAGCTGGAGCAGGCCCTGGACCTCTATCGGCGCTCGGACTACGGCGAGGCCCGCTGGCGCCAGATCCGCGTGCTGGAAAAACTCGAGCGCCATGCCGAGGCCCGTGACCTGGCCCTGCAGGTCGGCGCCGCGCCACGCCACGAGCAGGAGGCCCAGCAGGTGCAACGGGCCTTGCCGCGCCTGCAACGCAAGCTGGGACTGCCGGCGGCCAAGCGCCGAGCCGCAGTAGCGGAGACACGCCTCGAGCTCTGCCTGGATCGGCCCGAAGCCGGCGGCGTCGAATATGCGGTACGCGAGCACCTGCATCACGACGATGCCCCCGTGTATTACGTGGAGAACGGCCTGATCTGCAGCCTGTTCGGCCTGCTGTGCTGGGAAGCCATCTTCGCCCCCCTGCCCGGGGCCTTCTTCCACCCGTTCCAGGGCGGCCCGGCGGACCTGCTCAGCCCGGACTTTCACGCCCGGCGCGAGGCGCTGTTCGCCCGCTGCCTGGCGCGCCTGGAGTCGGACGAGTACCGGCAGCACATCCGCGCCCTGTACCGGGCCAAGTTCGGCACCCAGTCGCCCTTCGTATACTGGGGCCTGCTCGGCGAGGAACTGCTGGAACAGGCGCTGGCCTGCATCCCGGCTGCGCACCTGAAGCTCTGCTGCCAGCGCCTGCTGCGCGATATCAGGGCCAACCGCGCCGGCATGCCCGACCTGATCCAGTTCTACCCGGGCGAACAGCGCTACCGCATGATCGAGGTGAAGGGCCCCGGCGATCGTCTGCAGGACAACCAGAAGCGCTGGCTCACCTTCTGCGCCGAGCAGGGCCTGCCGGTCGAGGTCTGCTACGTGCAGTGGACCCGGCCATGA
- a CDS encoding DUF3291 domain-containing protein: MDETRPRTYQLAQVNIARALAPLDSPTMQGFVEQLDPINRLAEASPGFVWRLQTEEGDATALRVFADERIIVNLSVWDSLEALQDFVYGSAHLNLLRNKKQWFEKPSEPILALWWVPSGHIPSIEEAKQALATLRAQGPSPSAFSFASPFAQPGKPTAKHQLQS; encoded by the coding sequence ATGGATGAAACGCGGCCCCGCACCTACCAACTGGCCCAGGTCAATATCGCCAGAGCCCTGGCGCCGCTCGATTCGCCGACCATGCAGGGCTTCGTCGAGCAGCTCGACCCCATTAATCGGCTGGCCGAAGCCAGCCCGGGCTTCGTCTGGCGGCTGCAGACCGAGGAAGGCGACGCCACGGCGCTCAGGGTCTTCGCCGACGAGCGGATCATCGTCAACCTGTCGGTCTGGGACTCGCTCGAAGCCTTGCAGGACTTCGTCTACGGCAGCGCCCACCTGAACCTGCTGAGAAACAAGAAGCAGTGGTTCGAGAAACCCAGCGAACCCATCCTGGCACTGTGGTGGGTGCCGAGCGGACATATCCCCAGCATCGAAGAGGCCAAGCAGGCCCTGGCGACGCTCAGGGCGCAGGGCCCTTCGCCATCGGCCTTCAGCTTTGCCTCCCCCTTTGCACAACCCGGAAAGCCAACGGCGAAGCACCAATTGCAGTCCTGA